One genomic region from Bubalus bubalis isolate 160015118507 breed Murrah chromosome 12, NDDB_SH_1, whole genome shotgun sequence encodes:
- the GKN1 gene encoding gastrokine-1, protein MKFTIVFAGLLGIFLTPTLADYDISVNDNNSGGSGQQSVSVNNEHGVANVDNNNGWDSWNSVWDYGSGFAVIRPFKKKSCIVHKMNKEVMPSIQALDMLAKKNKLQGRGPEGPPPKSLIYSVKPDKVNNLDQFGKSVVTMCKGIPTYMAEEIQGANLILYPEKCFNVDILWILNISLCEEAMEN, encoded by the exons ATTGTCTTTGCTGGACTTCttggcatcttcctgactcctACTCTTGCGGACTAT GATATCAGTGTTAATGATAACAACAGTGGTGGAAGTGGGCAGCAGTCAGTGAGCGTCAACAACGAACATGGCGTGGCCAATGTTGACAATAACAATGGATGGGACTCCTGGAACTCCGTCTGGGATTACGGAAGT GGCTTTGCCGTCATCAGACCCTTTAAGAAGAAGTCGTGCATTGTGCACAAAATGAACAAGGAAGTCATGCCCTCTATTCAAGCCCTTGATATGCTGGCCAAGAAAAACAAG CTTCAGGGTAGAGGACCAGAGGGACCACCTCCCAAGAGCCTGATCTACTCAGTCAAGCCTGACAAAGTCAACAACCTGGACCAGTTTGGAAAATCTGTTGTTACCATGTGCAAGGGGATTCCAACATACATGGCTGAAGAGATTCAGG GAGCAAACCTGATTCTGTACCCAGAAAAGTGCTTCAATGTTGATATACTCTGGATTCTGAACATTTCCTTATGTGAAGAAGCAAtggagaactaa